A window of the Henckelia pumila isolate YLH828 chromosome 3, ASM3356847v2, whole genome shotgun sequence genome harbors these coding sequences:
- the LOC140887998 gene encoding uncharacterized protein → MATMLGIRLQYRPRNLAGVHFPCLPAFSFPSVPQFSARINGFKASRRVLISAGLPFLSQFMSMFGNLGSKSFIASARQKGEVEKVLENVEWPEQFPFKEEDFQRFDESPDTAFYENPRFVTHIDDPAIAALTKYYSTAFPPSDTPGVAVLDMCSSWVSHYPKGYKQSRIVGMGLNEEELKKNPVLTEYIVQDLNVNPKLPFEENAFDVITNVVSVDYLTKPLDVFKEMSRILKPGGLAIMSFSNRCFWTKAISIWTSTGDAEHAMIVGAYFHYAGGFEPPKAVDISPNPGRTDPMYVVYSRKLASA, encoded by the exons atggCTACTATGTTGGGCATCAGACTGCAGTATAGGCCAAGAAATCTAGCGGGCGTTCATTTTCCTTGCCTACCTGCATTTTCTTTCCCCTCTGTGCCTCAGTTTTCAGCGAGAATTAACGGATTCAAAGCATCTCGTCGGGTTTTGATTAGTGCTGGACTGCCATTTCTTTCGCAGTTCATGAGCATGTTTGGTAATCTTGGTTCCAAATCTTTCATTGCTTCGGCCAGGCAAAAGGGTGAGGTCGAAAAG GTGTTGGAGAATGTGGAATGGCCAGAGCAATTTCCCTTCAAGGAAGAGGATTTCCAGCGCTTCGATGA GTCACCAGATACCGCTTTCTATGAAAATCCACGTTTTGTGACTCATATTGACGATCCGGCCATCGCTGCTCTCACCAAGTACTACTCGACGGCTTTTCCGCCGAGTGATACTCCGGGGGTAGCTGTTCTTGACATGTGCAGCAGTTGG GTCAGTCATTATCCTAAAGGATATAAGCAATCCAGGATAGTGGGAATGGGACTGAATGAAGAAGAGCTAAAGAAAAATCCA GTCTTGACAGAGTATATCGTGCAAGATTTAAATGTCAATCCTAAACTCCCCTTCGAAGAAAACGCCTTCGATGTTATCACAAATGTG GTTAGTGTTGACTACCTTACAAAACCTCTAGATGTTTTCAAGGAGATGTCCCGGATCCTTAAACCAGGCGGGCTTGCCATTATGAG CTTCTCGAATCGCTGTTTCTGGACTAAGGCAATCTCAATATGGACATCAACTGGAGATGCTGAACATGCAATGATAGTTGGTGCTTATTTCCATTATGCAGGAGGTTTTGAGCCACCTAAG GCTGTGGATATATCTCCGAATCCTGGTCGAACAGATCCAATGTACGTAGTGTACTCAAGAAAACTAGCAAGTGCCTGA
- the LOC140887999 gene encoding tetraspanin-2, producing MALSNNITAILNFVALMCSIPIIASGIWLASKPDNECIHWLRWPLIFIGIAFLLVSLTGFVGAYWKKEGLLGVYLVCMAILIVVLLVLIVLAFIVTRPDGAYSVPGVGFREYRLEGFSSWLRDHVTGSDNWGKIRACLVDTQTCPKLAQEYVSAADFFAAHLSPIESGCCKPPMVCGFQYSNPVTWIGPSNAAAAADCTIWNNDSSQLCYNCDSCKAGLLGNLRHEWRTVNIILIITVVILIWVYLIACSAYKNAQTEELFRRYKQGWA from the exons ATGGCATTGAGCAACAACATCACAGCAATCCTCAACTTCGTGGCCTTGATGTGCTCCATCCCTATAATCGCCTCCGGCATATGGCTGGCTTCCAAGCCGGACAACGAGTGCATCCACTGGCTCCGGTGGCCGCTGATCTTCATCGGGATCGCGTTCTTGCTGGTGTCCCTCACAGGGTTCGTGGGGGCGTACTGGAAGAAGGAAGGGCTTCTGGGGGTGTACTTGGTGTGCATGGCTATACTCATCGTGGTGCTTCTCGTGCTGATCGTGTTGGCTTTCATCGTCACGCGCCCCGACGGCGCGTACTCCGTGCCCGGTGTGGGGTTCCGGGAGTACAGGCTGGAGGGCTTCTCTTCTTGGCTGAGGGATCATGTTACCGGGAGCGATAACTGGGGGAAGATAAGGGCTTGTTTGGTGGACACCCAAACATGCCCTAAGCTTGCCCAAGAGTATGTTTCTGCTGCTGATTTCTTTGCTGCCCATCTCTCTCCTATTGAG TCTGGGTGCTGTAAGCCTCCAATGGTTTGCGGTTTCCAATACTCGAACCCCGTCACATGGATCGGGCCATCGAACGCGGCTGCAGCAGCCGACTGCACTATTTGGAACAACGATTCCAGCCAATTGTGCTACAACTGTGATTCTTGCAAAGCTGGCTTGCTAGGGAACTTGAGACATGAATGGAGGACAGTGAACATTATACTAATAATCACAGTGGTGATTCTGATATGGGTTTATCTCATAGCTTGCAGTGCATACAAGAACGCGCAAACCGAAGAACTTTTTCGCCGATACAAACAGGGCTGGGCTTAA
- the LOC140887466 gene encoding 1-aminocyclopropane-1-carboxylate oxidase 1: protein MPTTPVLMPYIYSSKLEHLTHSESHLEEDIHSLILKQQRKEMDIPVIDLNDLDSEKRSETMALLHEACEKWGFFMVDNHGVDKELMEGVKHLMNLHYKNNMKDAFEISEMAARLESNGFIKEKDWESTFFIKHRPSSNIHELPGLSIDLSKTMEEYTDQLIKLAEKLSELMCENLGIEKNHIMEAFSGSQGPSVGTKAAIYPQCPRPELIRGLREHTDAGGIILLLQDDQVPGLEFFKDGKWVKIPPSKHNKIFVNIGDQIEILSNGVYKSVTHRVMAMKDGNRLSIATFYNPAGDAIISPAPKLLLPNHICFQDYLNLYMKTKFGDKGLRFQSLKDLVNGRQTVLTTEN from the exons ATGCCTACTACTCCTGTGTTGATGCCCTATATATATTCCTCCAAGTTAGAACATTTAACTCATTCAGAATCACATTTAGAAGAAGACATCCATTCTCTGATTTTAAAACAACAAAGGAAGGAGATGGATATTCCTGTGATTGACCTCAACGACCTCGACAGTGAGAAGAGAAGTGAAACAATGGCACTTCTCCACGAGGCTTGTGAGAAATGGGGTTTCTTTATG GTTGATAACCATGGAGTTGATAAAGAGCTCATGGAGGGAGTGAAGCACTTGATGAATCTGCattataaaaacaatatgaaagatGCTTTTGAGATCTCGGAAATGGCAGCGAGATTGGAAAGCAATGGATTTATCAAGGAAAAAGATTGGGAGAGCACCTTCTTCATAAAGCATCGACCAAGTTCTAACATCCACGAGCTTCCCGGCCTCTCAATAGACCTCAG CAAAACAATGGAAGAATACACCGATCAGCTAATTAAGCTTGCGGAAAAGCTTTCAGAGTTGATGTGTGAGAACCTGGGAATAGAGAAGAATCACATTATGGAGGCATTTTCAGGAAGTCAAGGTCCTTCTGTGGGAACAAAAGCAGCAATATACCCTCAATGTCCACGCCCCGAACTTATTAGAGGCCTTCGAGAGCATACAGATGCTGGGGGTATAATTCTCTTGCTCCAAGATGACCAAGTCCCCGGTCTCGAATTCTTCAAAGATGGGAAATGGGTGAAAATCCCGCCTTCCAAGCACAACAAGATATTTGTTAATATTGGAGATCAGATCGAAATATTAAGCAATGGAGTATACAAGAGTGTTACACACCGAGTTATGGCCATGAAGGATGGTAACCGGCTCTCCATTGCTACCTTCTACAACCCTGCAGGAGATGCGATAATTTCTCCGGCACCAAAGCTATTACTTCCCAATCACATCTGCTTCCAAGATTATCTGAATCTTTATATGAAAACCAAGTTTGGAGACAAAGGTCTTCGGTTTCAGTCCCTGAAGGATTTGGTCAATGGACGTCAAACCGTTCTCACCACAGAGAACTGA